The following proteins are co-located in the Cydia fagiglandana chromosome 2, ilCydFagi1.1, whole genome shotgun sequence genome:
- the LOC134673670 gene encoding uncharacterized protein LOC134673670: protein MHDTILRLADVWKTCNKIRAAAFRVGLNLWDWYRPLDPEGNSLISESKFVSVLAGPLRTVVGLSDAEISQLADYFRTQDGRVLYHQLCQLIHGEDAGGREKISADCLLEACPPPPEPECHRLDQWQMRRLCCLLATIAARELPLKPYFQDYELVAKNDGRITFAHFARILNYIGVLVSTEDFNLLVRRFIKDSYTLDYVEFLKAVEAVKKEGIRGLGVEYNNPVAVIDTTLPKLSRPEIEAGRSTAPLGANDCFHPALKQPRPTRQLIELMMRVQEYVLQRKIRVSEFFRDFDPLNSGRIAPADFRRAMDAMGLGTILSAQEAVCVLRHYVDPNDNNRICWRTFEDDCDQVFAIKELEKHPDVQAGAVAEAVAALPAIGSPSERGGLGEHELDAAQAALLRVRAAVKERSIDLRPSFGEHDEHNNGHVSRGQLRRVLARLGVLPTPEQVRALELRYLDDCGFSYVKLLDDLEERPVESAVISGPPAPPRGQHSRKVNPLETDIVQILAKIKGKMVREGIRPLDFLQQHDKHNELVIPRADFYRGLASAGLALTPLEMDTLMEVFCAPARRRYVEYRRFADTVGECLTQGSLERAPLLEPIPHVPTIDSPLNHLNFEERNTVSLALAKLAKFPDQLSNILEVFKDMDHERCGTIPRVSADRALCARGLLSLVSARERDLVYKAFGYQRGCGDEVNYRALCSALDILFATAAGPPC from the exons ATGCATGATACG ATATTGCGGCTTGCTGATGTGTGGAAGACATGCAACAAGATTCGCGCCGCCGCTTTCCGCGTGGGCCTCAACTTGTGGGACTGGTACCGTCCGCTGGACCCCGAGGGCAACTCGCTCATCTCTG AGTCCAAGTTCGTGTCGGTGCTAGCCGGGCCGCTGCGCACCGTGGTCGGCTTGTCTGATGCCGAGATCTCACAACTCGCCGACTATTTCCGCACGCAAGACGGACGCGTCCTCTACCACCAGCTGTGTCAGCTTATCCATGGCGAAG ATGCGGGTGGGCGGGAAAAGATATCAGCCGACTGTCTGCTAGAGGCCTGCCCTCCGCCGCCGGAGCCGGAGTGCCACCGCCTCGACCAGTGGCAGATGAGGCGCCTCTGCTGCTTGCTGGCCACCATCGCGGCGCGAGAACTGCCCTTGAAACCTTACTTCCAGGATTATGAGCTG GTAGCAAAAAACGACGGCCGCATCACGTTCGCTCACTTCGCCCGCATCCTCAACTACATCGGCGTGCTGGTTTCCACTGAGGACTTCAACTTGCTGGTGCGCCGGTTCATCAAGGACTCCTACACGCTGGACTATGTCGAGTTCCTCAAGGCTGTTGAGGCGGTTAAGAAGGAGGGCATTAGAGGGCTTGGAGTG GAATACAACAACCCCGTAGCGGTGATCGACACGACGCTTCCCAAGCTATCACGTCCCGAGATCGAGGCGGGACGCTCCACCGCGCCCCTCGGCGCCAACGACTGTTTCCACCCGGCACTCAAGCAGCCAAGGCCGACGCGCCAACTCATCGAGCTGATGATGCGCGTCCAGGAGTACGTGTTACAGCGGAAGATACGGGTTTCGGAGTTCTTTAGA GACTTCGATCCCCTGAACAGTGGTCGAATCGCGCCGGCGGACTTCCGTCGCGCGATGGACGCGATGGGGCTGGGGACGATCCTATCGGCGCAAGAGGCAGTTTGCGTGCTTCGACATTACGTGGACCCTAACGACAACAACCGAATCTGCTGGCGAACGTTTGAGGATGACTGCGATCAAG TATTCGCTATAAAGGAGCTCGAGAAGCACCCGGATGTACAGGCGGGCGCGGTAGCGGAGGCGGTAGCGGCGCTGCCAGCGATCGGGTCACCGAGCGAACGCGGTGGACTAGGGGAACACGAGCTGGATGCGGCGCAGGCGGCCTTACTGCGTGTGCGAGCCGCGGTGAAAGAGAGGAGTATAGATCTGAGGCCATCGTTTGGAGAGCATGACGA ACACAACAACGGCCACGTATCGCGCGGCCAGCTCCGGCGCGTCCTCGCCCGCCTCGGCGTGCTCCCCACACCTGAGCAAGTGCGAGCCCTAGAGCTGCGCTACCTGGACGACTGCGGCTTCAGCTACGTGAAGCTCCTGGACGACTTGGAAGAGAGGCCGGTGGAGAGCGCGGTCATCTCGGGACCGCCGGCCCCGCCGCGAGGGCAGCACAGCAGGAAGGTGAACCCGCTGGAGACGGATATAGTGCAAATACTGGCGAAGATTAAGGGAAAG ATGGTCCGCGAAGGCATACGGCCTCTAGACTTCTTGCAACAGCATGACAAGCACAACGAGCTAGTGATCCCCCGCGCCGACTTCTATCGCGGTCTGGCGTCCGCGGGGCTTGCGCTCACTCCCTTGGAGATGGATACGCTTATGGAAGT GTTTTGCGCACCCGCGCGCCGTCGCTACGTGGAGTACCGCCGCTTCGCGGACACCGTGGGCGAGTGCCTCACGCAAGGCAGCCTCGAGCGGGCCCCGCTCCTTGAACCCATACCTCATGTCCCAACCATCGACTCGCCGCTCAACCACCTCAACTTTGAGGAAAGGAACACCGTGTCTCTCGCTCTCGCCAAGCTGGCTAAGTTCCCTGATCAGCTGTCGAACATTCTCGAGGTGTTTAAG GATATGGACCACGAGCGTTGCGGCACGATCCCGCGCGTGTCCGCGGACCGGGCGCTGTGTGCGCGCGGTCTTCTATCTCTGGTCTCAGCTCGAGAACGGGATCTAGTCTACAAGGCGTTCGGCTATCAGCGCGGCTGCGGCGACGAG GTGAACTACCGAGCGTTGTGCAGTGCCCTAGACATCTTATTCGCGACGGCGGCCGGCCCGCCCTGCTGA